From the genome of Vigna angularis cultivar LongXiaoDou No.4 chromosome 11, ASM1680809v1, whole genome shotgun sequence, one region includes:
- the LOC108334443 gene encoding VQ motif-containing protein 4 → MEISSRFQERESHPSPMNSPTSNVSNCMSSSNSNGIPITTPPLTPKTIPRSDSNPYPTTFVQADTSTFKQVVQMLTGSSDTTKQAQDPVPQPPPPPPSRNFNIPPIKTPPKKQGKLYERRNSLKNSLMLNTLMPNFARNNSPGFSPRNKPEILSPSLLDFPSLALSPVTPLNDDPFDKSSPSLGNSSEEEKAIAEKGFYLHPSPMSTPRDSEPQLLPLFPLTSPRVSESPS, encoded by the coding sequence ATGGAAATCAGTTCAAGGTTTCAAGAAAGAGAGAGCCACCCTTCTCCTATGAACTCTCCAACAAGCAATGTGAGCAATTGCATGAGCAGCAGCAACAGCAATGGCATCCCAATCACAACACCACCCCTCACTCCCAAGACCATCCCCAGATCTGATTCCAACCCCTACCCTACAACTTTTGTCCAAGCTGATACCTCCACTTTCAAGCAGGTGGTCCAAATGTTAACTGGTTCATCAGACACAACAAAGCAAGCACAAGATCCAGTGCCtcaaccaccaccacctccaccaTCAAGAAACTTCAACATCCCCCCAATCAAGACTCCACCAAAGAAGCAGGGAAAGCTCTATGAGAGGAGGAACAGCCTCAAGAACAGCCTCATGCTCAACACCTTGATGCCCAATTTTGCTAGAAACAACTCTCCTGGTTTCTCACCAAGAAATAAGCCAGAGATCCTCTCCCCAAGTTTGCTTGACTTCCCTTCCCTTGCTCTCAGCCCTGTCACCCCATTGAATGATGACCCTTTTGACAAGTCCTCCCCTTCATTAGGAAACTCATCAGAGGAGGAAAAGGCCATAGCAGAAAAGGGCTTCTACTTGCATCCCTCTCCCATGTCCACCCCCAGAGACTCAGAACCACAGCTCTTGCCTTTGTTCCCACTTACCTCACCTAGAGTCTCAGAATCACCCTCCTGA
- the LOC108334227 gene encoding probable bifunctional methylthioribulose-1-phosphate dehydratase/enolase-phosphatase E1 produces the protein MAAIGLNGVKVGTTSSQAYLEGKAVKETRALMAELCRHFYTLGWVTGTGGSITMKVHDDSIPKPQQLILMSPSGVQKERMEAEDMYVLSISGSILSAPSPKPYPHKPPKCTDCDPLFRKAYEMRDAGAVFHSHGIESCLVTMINPLSKEFRITHMEMIKGIKGHGYYDELVVPIIENTAYEYQLTESFAKAIEDYPKATAVLVRNHGIFVWGDSWISAKTQSECYHYLFDAALKLQQMGLDWSTPNHGPIQSARRGLSTAGESNVSVKASKSNGEIDPFPRCIVLDIEGTTTPISFVSEVLFPYARDNVGKHLSLTYDTPDTKADIELLRSQVQSDLEQGIAGAVPIPPDDAGKEEVIAGIVTNVDAMIKADRKITALKELQGHIWKTGYDNNELEGIVFDDVPEALEKWHALGVKVYIYSSGSRLAQRLIFGKTNQGDLRKYLSGFFDTTVGNKRETRSYVEISESLGVDKPSDILFVTDVYQEATAAKAAGLEVIISIRPGNGPLPDNHGFKAIKSFSEI, from the exons ATGGCAGCCATTGGTCTCAACGGCGTGAAGGTGGGAACGACGTCGTCTCAGGCGTACCTTGAAGGCAAGGCCGTGAAGGAGACAAGGGCGTTGATGGCTGAACTTTGTCGTCATTTCTACACCCTTGGATGGGTGACAGGCACGGGTGGCAGCATCACCATGAAGGTCCATGATGACTCCATTCCCAAGCCTCAACAGCTCATACTCATGTCCCCTTCTG GTGTTCAGAAAGAAAGAATGGAGGCAGAGGACATGTATGTGTTATCAATCAGTGGAAGCATTTTGTCTGCTCCATCTCCTAAACCTTACCCACACAAGCCTCCCAAATGTACTGATTGTGATCCACTTTTCAGGAAA GCATATGAAATGCGAGATGCTGGGGCTGTTTTCCACAGTCATGGAATAGAATCCTGTCTTGTAACAATGATCAATCCATTATCTAAGGAGTTTCGA ATCACTCACATGGAAATGATAAAAGGAATCAAAGGGCATGGCTATTATGATGAACTTGTGGTTCCCATAATTGAGAACACGGCCTATGAGTATCAGCTCACAGAGTCTTTTGCTAAAGCT ATTGAAGACTACCCAAAAGCAACAGCAGTACTTGTTCGCAACCACGGGATATTTGTCTGGGGAGATTCGTGGATCAGTGCAAAAACTCAG tCTGAGTGTTACCATTATCTCTTTGATGCTGCTCTCAAACTTCAGCAAATGGGATTGGACTGGTCTACTCCAAATCACGGTCCAATACAAAGTGCTAGAAGGGGTCTAAGTACTGCTGGGGAGTCGAATGTGTCAGTTAAAGCAAGTAAATCTAATGGTGAAATTGATCCATTCCCA CGTTGCATTGTTCTTGACATTGAAGGAACTACTACGCCCATATCATTTGTTTCAGAGGTTCTCTTCCCATATGCCCGTGATAATGTTGGGAAGCATCTATCTCTAACATATGATACCCCTGATACCAAAGCTGACATTGAGCTGCTTCGTTCCCAA GTTCAAAGTGACCTTGAACAAGGCATTGCAGGTGCTGTGCCTATCCCTCCAGATGATGCTGGGAAAGAGGAAGTCATTGCTGGAATCGTTACTAATGTGGATGCTATGATAAAAGCTGATAGAAAAATCACTGCCTTAAAAGAGTTGCAG GGTCACATATGGAAAACTGGTTATGATAATAATGAATTGGAGGGAATAGTTTTTGATGATGTACCAGAAGCTCTAGAAAAGTGGCATGCCTTGGGTGTAAAG GTATACATATATTCTAGTGGTAGCAGGTTGGCTCAAAGGCTAATATTTGGAAAAACAAACCAGGGGGACCTAAGAAAATACTTGTCTGGGTTTTTTGACACCACTGTGGG GAACAAAAGAGAGACACGCAGTTATGTTGAAATTTCCGAGTCACTCGGTGTTGATAAACCAtcagatattttatttgtaactGATGTATATCAAGAAGCCACGGCTGCAAAGGCAGCAG GTTTGGAGGTGATAATTTCTATTCGCCCTGGAAATGGACCCCTCCCTGACAATCATGGGTTCAAGGCAATCAAATCCTTCTCAGAGATCTAG